The following is a genomic window from Salvelinus fontinalis isolate EN_2023a chromosome 11, ASM2944872v1, whole genome shotgun sequence.
ccaacAGACACAACTGGAgggctacacacacaaacacagaactcCTACAAGCACACTGAACACAGAGCAGATgtaagcacacagacacacttatGAGCATTAGGCTAATATACACAgaccccccccatacacacacacacacaaaccccaccTCATCCCCACAAAAACACTCCCTCCGTCACTCACCCGTGAACGTGGCAGTCATCCCGTCTGACTTGGTGAAGTCTATACTGGCATAGGCGCCGTTGTTCTCTGCTACCGGCACAGTCACATTACCAGCTGAGGGGGCGTTGGGGGTCGCCCCGGTTCCCCCCTGCTGCTGCTGGGATATGGGGAGTGTGTTAGATTCCTGGTCCTCTCTCAGCTCCAGGGCAATGTAGTTGAGGCCGTTCTGATACCCCACAGACACATTTCTGCACATATGTCCTCCAGGAGGGCCCCCAGAGGAGGCTGAGTCCATGCCCAGATCAGAGGGCCCTGGCTGGGCAGGGTAACCGGCCAAATCCACCCCTATCCCctccacacacatccacacgctGTCAAAGGAGCCAGAGCTGGCCCACTTGGAGCCCTCGGCCAGGAGAGCGCCGTTGAGGGCCGAGGGGTTGGCTGAGCCCGAGGGGGGATTGGTGCCTGTGCTAGAGCTTGTGGTTCTGCCTCCTCCAGGGGTGGAGGAGAAGGTTTCAGAGCTGTGTCTGCGTCGCCCCTGGGGGTCAGCACGTACCACTTTGGGGGGCTCAGGCTGGGGGCTGGAGGATGAGGGAGGAGTGATGGGGTGGGGGAGTAAGGTAGGGGGGTACCTGCCCTCCATCACACACAGGTGCTGCAGCATGGCTGTGGGGCTACTCTGTGTCCCCCGCGACCCCTCACCCTTGCTAAGGTTAAAGGTCATATCTGTGTAGTCATCTGTTCCCGTCCGCCAGTGAGCGCCAGAAGATCCAGGAGCTCCGCTCAGGGAGGAATTGGCGGTCAGGGGTCGAATGTAGCTGGGTGGGTTCCATGGGGCCACCAGAGAGGGTCTGGGGGACTGGTTCTTAGTCAGGCGGCAACCATcatcacccccaccctctacactcaTATAGTCCTGGTTCTGGGGAGGGGAGTGACGCTGCTCGACGGAGCCCATCGAGGGTGAGACGTACTGGTCAGCGAGAGGGCAGGATGTGGGGGGTCCGTAGGGATCCCCAAACTCGATGTTGATGTACTCGCCAGGGCTGGAGGGTCCCTGGGCAGCAGCTGGCTCACTAACCCTCAGCGACCCGTGGAAGCTGTGGCGGCCCAGGGGGAGGCGGTTGGGCCGAACCGCAGTCGTTCGCCGGTCACCGCGAGCTGCTTGGTGGTGGGCCCCGTAGGGCGGGGGGTGGTGGGCGTGAGGGGTGTCTGACCCCCCACTACTGAAACCCTTTGTCGTAACGCCAGTGACTTGGGAGTAGACGGGTTTAGCGGGGGAGCTCATAGGCACGTATTCCTCATGCTCCCATTTTCTCTGTTCACCATCTCTGGCGACGGGGGCCTTGTAGGAGCGAGGCAGGGAGAAGTAGGGACTGTATGATTTAGGGGTACCCTCAGGGTTGCTCAGTGTGTAGTACCCACCCTCGTTGGAGAGCTTCCGTCCTCCTGTCGCGTTCCCTCCTCTTCCACTGCTGTACGACATGTCCATGTACTCTCCAGTCTCAGGCCGCTCTACTATACTACCAGAACTACCGACACCCAGACCcatgttactgctactgctgtgGGGACTTGGGGAGGCCTGGACTGGGGAAGAGGAGCTCGGTCCCCCTGGTAGCATCATCATGTAGCCCTGGGGGTCCGTAGGCTGGTGGGGTTGGAGCTGGTGGGCCGAGCGTGGGGCCAGTGCTGGGCTAGAGGCCTGGGGGGAGTGGGAGGGCTGAGGATggggagggtgtgagagagagtggtgaTGGGGATGAGAATGGGAGCTAGATTGCATAGGCATGTAATCCGGGGTGTCACGGGGTGAGGCTGCCACCCCACACAACATGGGCATATAGCCACTGTCTTCCTTGGCCGAGGAGgatgggtaggaggagagaggagggggtctgcCCTGGCTGTGCTCGGAGCAGGAGCTGTAGTCAGagcggagggaggaagagggggaggaaggctGGTTGCTGCTGCGGCCCAGAGACAGAGCCTCTTCCACAGACACCAACTCGTCCTGTGAGGTGGTGGTCTGGGTCATCTTTTGGTACACCGCCACGCCGCTGCTACCGCCGGCAACACCACCCTGACTCCCGGGCCGCGTGAACGAGTGTGTCCGCCGCCTCAGAGACCGGTCTTCGTCCGTCGACGTGCTCTCGTCCCGGTGGGGGGCCTCAGCGCCCCCAGAACTACTCACGCCGCCCGCTCCAAACACCTCGCGGTGCCAGCCCATGGCCATGTAGTCACTCAGGCAGTTCTCTTCTCTGATTGGTGGGGTGTTGCCCAGCGAATCGGGTGTGTTGCTACGGACTCGGAAGTAGCGAAAGTCTCCGGGGCTTGAGCCGTACTCGTCTGAGGAGTTGAAGCCTCCGTCAGAGGGGGAGCCGCATATGGACGAGCTGGAGGGCCGGGTGAGGGTGTCAGAGACTGAGCCGTGACCGCTGCTGCTGGACACGCTGAcgggggaggtggtggaggagaagTGGGAGACGGGGAGCGAGGCGGAGCGGGTGTGGCAGTTGGAGCCCGGTAGCGCCCTGACGTAGCGCCCTCCTCCCCCAGTGTTCCCtgcccctcccccaccctcctggCGCCCTAGGTGTATCCGGGCGGTGTTCAGGTGGATCAGGCTGCCGGTAACAGACCGGAATGGCCGGTTCATCGTCCCTTCACCTTCACTCGACGTCCTGAAGCGGTAGCCACTGGCACCGGAGCTCTTACTCGATGGTGGCGTACCGACCGCCGACTCGGTCCGGGAGCGGCGCTGGAGACCCGTCTGGCTCGGCGGCAGGTTGCCTAAGTGACGGCGAGTGGTGATGAACGGCATGGGGTTGGAGCCCGATGATTGGCTTTTACTCCTGGGGCGGATCTCTGCGAAGGCCTTCAGAGCCTTCATGGTCTCTAAGATGGTCTCGTGCATGTTCTGAGCCACTACAGAGTCATCTACCTGCATCCATATCTCCCCTGGTCCTATGGAGGACGACCGACCCACCTCGATGAAGAAGAAGCTTTCTGAGTGTCCACATCGTCTGATGTTCATTAGCTGGAGGTTAACATACGGTGTCTCAGAGTTTAGTTTGACCAGATGGATCGTTTTAGAAGAGAGACataaacgatacacacctgtgaGGTTCTTGGTCTGACCCAGCCCTTTGGGTTTCACGTTCACCTGCCACACCTCTTTGAAAACTGTACCTGGTGTGACTGTACCATAGCCATCATCCAACTCGTCAGAGTCTAGATGCCCCTTTTTCCCCTCACTCATCAGTTCACTCAGGGCTACATACCAGTCCTCTTGCTCCTGCTCGTTTTCAGCCACAATGGCAAAGTACTCATCCTTAGTGTAGAGGGCTATGAGGTGTTTGTTCTTGGAATCTGCTCTTTTGTTGACGGTGAAGCACTGATACAGATAGATCACCCGTTTCGGGGCTGCTGCTGAAGACCGGAGGCTACTGCGGAATTTTTTATCGCTGTCATAGTACTCCAGCCGGCTGAGGCCTAGGTGGCTCGCCACCCTCAGAACGAAAAACCTCTTGTGTCCGTGCTTCTGTTTCCGTAGGTAGCCACACTTCCGAATGTCGTCCATGACGACCCCTGAGGCAGCGACGCTAACGTTAGCATTCGCAGCCAATTGAATCGCAGCCGACGCCGCGTTCACCGATGCAGCGAGTGCGTGGTGGCTAGCAGAGGGGTCCTCATGTACCAGGTTCAAAGACGACAAC
Proteins encoded in this region:
- the LOC129865609 gene encoding insulin receptor substrate 2-B-like; translated protein: MANFMNYQENKAAMLLVETQQRGIGTTPTATAANGYTSNGEPPSPLLNICGGSGARFHQQLPPSNHHSHHHYPQSSLPKEQRPLLHHYQAATQQQQHTLSGENIPGSPVRKASLSSLNLVHEDPSASHHALAASVNAASAAIQLAANANVSVAASGVVMDDIRKCGYLRKQKHGHKRFFVLRVASHLGLSRLEYYDSDKKFRSSLRSSAAAPKRVIYLYQCFTVNKRADSKNKHLIALYTKDEYFAIVAENEQEQEDWYVALSELMSEGKKGHLDSDELDDGYGTVTPGTVFKEVWQVNVKPKGLGQTKNLTGVYRLCLSSKTIHLVKLNSETPYVNLQLMNIRRCGHSESFFFIEVGRSSSIGPGEIWMQVDDSVVAQNMHETILETMKALKAFAEIRPRSKSQSSGSNPMPFITTRRHLGNLPPSQTGLQRRSRTESAVGTPPSSKSSGASGYRFRTSSEGEGTMNRPFRSVTGSLIHLNTARIHLGRQEGGGGAGNTGGGGRYVRALPGSNCHTRSASLPVSHFSSTTSPVSVSSSSGHGSVSDTLTRPSSSSICGSPSDGGFNSSDEYGSSPGDFRYFRVRSNTPDSLGNTPPIREENCLSDYMAMGWHREVFGAGGVSSSGGAEAPHRDESTSTDEDRSLRRRTHSFTRPGSQGGVAGGSSGVAVYQKMTQTTTSQDELVSVEEALSLGRSSNQPSSPSSSLRSDYSSCSEHSQGRPPPLSSYPSSSAKEDSGYMPMLCGVAASPRDTPDYMPMQSSSHSHPHHHSLSHPPHPQPSHSPQASSPALAPRSAHQLQPHQPTDPQGYMMMLPGGPSSSSPVQASPSPHSSSSNMGLGVGSSGSIVERPETGEYMDMSYSSGRGGNATGGRKLSNEGGYYTLSNPEGTPKSYSPYFSLPRSYKAPVARDGEQRKWEHEEYVPMSSPAKPVYSQVTGVTTKGFSSGGSDTPHAHHPPPYGAHHQAARGDRRTTAVRPNRLPLGRHSFHGSLRVSEPAAAQGPSSPGEYINIEFGDPYGPPTSCPLADQYVSPSMGSVEQRHSPPQNQDYMSVEGGGDDGCRLTKNQSPRPSLVAPWNPPSYIRPLTANSSLSGAPGSSGAHWRTGTDDYTDMTFNLSKGEGSRGTQSSPTAMLQHLCVMEGRYPPTLLPHPITPPSSSSPQPEPPKVVRADPQGRRRHSSETFSSTPGGGRTTSSSTGTNPPSGSANPSALNGALLAEGSKWASSGSFDSVWMCVEGIGVDLAGYPAQPGPSDLGMDSASSGGPPGGHMCRNVSVGYQNGLNYIALELREDQESNTLPISQQQQGGTGATPNAPSAGNVTVPVAENNGAYASIDFTKSDGMTATFTE